The following coding sequences lie in one Sedimentibacter sp. MB35-C1 genomic window:
- the tsaD gene encoding tRNA (adenosine(37)-N6)-threonylcarbamoyltransferase complex transferase subunit TsaD, producing MKENILILAIESSCDETAASVIKNGRDVLSNVISSQIDIHKEFGGVVPEVASRKHIENINGVVEEALRTADVTKDQVDAIAVTYGPGLVGALLVGVNFAKGLSYAFNKPLIGVNHIEGHISANFIEDKNLEPPFICLVASGGHTHLVYVKDYGKYEIMGKTRDDAAGEAFDKIARAVGLGYPGGPLIDKAAKQGCKTAIKFPRVIIDEDTLDFSFSGLKSSVLNYLHNSEQRNEKIVVEDVAASFQEAVVEVLVMKTIKAAKQKNCKTIALAGGVASNSRLREMLMEKCQENNYKFTKPSPILCTDNAAMIGCAGYYKYLNKQFCDASLNAIPNLELENL from the coding sequence ATGAAAGAAAATATATTGATACTTGCAATAGAATCATCATGTGATGAAACAGCTGCTTCTGTTATTAAAAATGGAAGAGATGTTTTATCAAACGTTATATCATCTCAGATAGATATACATAAGGAATTTGGAGGTGTTGTACCTGAGGTAGCCTCAAGAAAGCACATAGAAAATATAAACGGAGTTGTTGAAGAGGCCTTGAGAACTGCAGATGTAACAAAGGATCAGGTTGATGCAATCGCTGTAACATATGGACCAGGGTTAGTGGGTGCACTGCTTGTGGGAGTAAACTTTGCAAAGGGGCTGTCCTACGCATTTAATAAACCTCTTATTGGGGTTAATCACATAGAAGGTCATATAAGTGCTAATTTTATTGAAGATAAAAACCTTGAACCTCCATTCATATGCCTGGTTGCATCAGGTGGCCACACACATCTCGTATATGTGAAAGATTACGGAAAGTATGAGATAATGGGGAAGACAAGAGATGATGCGGCAGGGGAGGCTTTTGACAAGATTGCCAGAGCAGTAGGTCTAGGATACCCTGGAGGTCCGTTGATAGATAAAGCTGCAAAGCAAGGCTGCAAGACGGCTATCAAATTTCCTAGAGTAATTATAGATGAAGATACTTTGGATTTTAGTTTCAGTGGATTAAAATCTTCAGTGCTGAATTATCTGCATAATAGTGAGCAAAGAAACGAAAAAATTGTTGTCGAAGATGTTGCGGCAAGTTTTCAGGAGGCAGTAGTAGAAGTCCTTGTTATGAAAACAATTAAAGCTGCCAAGCAAAAGAACTGCAAGACGATTGCACTTGCCGGAGGTGTTGCTTCAAACTCACGCTTGAGAGAAATGCTTATGGAGAAATGCCAGGAAAATAATTATAAATTTACAAAACCATCACCTATTTTATGCACCGATAATGCAGCTATGATTGGATGCGCCGGATATTATAAATATTTAAATAAGCAGTTTTGCGATGCATCATTAAATGCGATACCTAATTTGGAGCTTGAAAACTTATAA
- a CDS encoding ABC-F family ATP-binding cassette domain-containing protein has product MIVLSCNDVSKAYVVDNIIENISFTVNDNEKVGLIGLNGAGKTTLFNILTGKSDFDSGEIYLAKGKKIGYLKQNTNIESNRSIMNEMLTIYQNVIKLEQDLHELSHKISSYTENDDSEELQQIMETYAKMSEKFEEMDGYIFKSHIKGVLKGLGFSESEFDKPVNLLSGGQKSRVMLAKLLLEKADVLLLDEPTNHLDIEAISWLEKYIKDFKGAVIIISHDRYFLDNTVSRIFLMENKNLKEYDGNFTEFIKKRKIELEQRAKQYEEYEKEINRQEEMIRRLHAYGSKRNIRQALSRQKSLDKIKKMDKPALNNKKVKLRFATRIKSGTDVLAAEGLAVNYGEHRVFNNININVYKGEKVGIIGPNGIGKSTLLKVIAGKVESYEGNVTIGHNVNIGYYDQEQTNLDSESTVIDEIWDYNPDLNYYDIRSMLARFLFNGDDMYKIVGDLSGGEKSRLSLLKLMTSNSNFLLMDEPTNHLDIDSKEILEDALVNYEGTVLVVSHDRYFLNKVADKIYDVSSDSAFQYLGNYDYYIQKKAELEETDESVTVLKTKTQLNAEKKKERENIRDRQQREKTIQKLEEKIQLHENKIHELEFELCQPSTYEDKVLIIDLNEKLNTYKNELDILYTDWTELLEN; this is encoded by the coding sequence ATGATTGTTTTATCATGCAATGATGTTTCAAAAGCCTACGTTGTTGATAATATTATTGAAAATATATCATTCACAGTTAATGACAACGAAAAAGTTGGATTGATAGGACTAAATGGAGCAGGTAAGACTACCTTATTCAATATATTGACCGGAAAATCAGATTTTGACAGCGGAGAAATATATCTAGCTAAAGGAAAAAAGATTGGTTATTTAAAACAAAACACAAATATAGAAAGCAACCGCAGCATTATGAATGAAATGCTCACCATATATCAAAATGTAATCAAGCTTGAACAAGACCTCCATGAATTATCTCATAAAATAAGCAGCTACACTGAAAACGATGATTCAGAGGAACTTCAGCAAATCATGGAAACATATGCAAAAATGAGCGAAAAATTTGAAGAAATGGACGGCTATATTTTCAAAAGTCACATAAAGGGTGTACTAAAGGGCTTAGGTTTTTCTGAAAGCGAGTTTGACAAGCCTGTCAACTTGCTCAGCGGAGGACAAAAAAGCAGAGTTATGCTCGCTAAGTTGCTGCTGGAAAAGGCAGATGTACTTCTTTTGGATGAACCTACAAACCACCTGGACATCGAAGCAATTTCTTGGCTTGAGAAATATATAAAAGATTTTAAGGGTGCTGTAATAATTATTTCCCATGACAGATATTTCTTGGACAATACAGTAAGTAGAATCTTTCTAATGGAAAACAAGAATTTGAAAGAATACGACGGAAACTTTACGGAATTCATAAAAAAAAGGAAGATTGAGCTTGAACAGCGGGCAAAGCAATATGAAGAGTATGAAAAGGAAATAAACAGGCAGGAGGAAATGATTCGGCGCCTTCACGCTTACGGAAGCAAACGAAATATAAGACAGGCACTCAGCAGACAAAAATCCCTGGACAAAATTAAAAAAATGGACAAACCGGCTCTGAACAATAAAAAAGTCAAGCTTCGGTTCGCAACAAGAATAAAAAGCGGAACCGACGTTCTCGCAGCAGAAGGCTTAGCCGTAAATTATGGAGAGCATAGAGTTTTCAACAATATCAACATTAACGTATACAAAGGTGAAAAGGTCGGAATAATTGGCCCGAATGGTATCGGAAAATCTACTCTGTTAAAAGTAATAGCAGGTAAAGTTGAATCTTATGAGGGTAATGTAACTATTGGTCATAATGTAAATATAGGCTATTATGATCAGGAACAAACTAATTTGGACAGCGAAAGTACTGTTATAGATGAGATCTGGGATTATAATCCTGATTTAAACTATTATGACATACGCAGCATGCTGGCAAGATTTTTATTTAACGGCGATGATATGTACAAAATAGTCGGAGACTTAAGCGGAGGTGAAAAAAGCAGATTATCACTGCTGAAGCTTATGACTTCAAACTCAAATTTTCTTCTGATGGATGAACCCACAAATCATCTGGACATTGACTCAAAGGAAATTTTAGAGGATGCACTCGTTAACTATGAAGGAACAGTACTTGTTGTATCCCACGACAGATATTTTCTTAACAAAGTTGCAGATAAAATTTATGATGTGTCATCAGACAGCGCCTTCCAGTATCTTGGCAACTATGATTACTACATTCAAAAAAAAGCGGAGCTTGAGGAAACTGACGAGTCAGTAACTGTTTTAAAAACAAAGACACAATTAAATGCTGAAAAGAAAAAAGAGCGTGAAAATATACGCGACCGACAACAAAGAGAAAAGACAATTCAAAAACTAGAAGAAAAAATTCAATTGCATGAAAATAAAATTCATGAACTTGAATTTGAATTATGCCAACCTTCAACATATGAAGATAAAGTTCTAATTATTGATTTAAATGAAAAATTAAACACTTATAAAAATGAACTTGACATTCTATACACAGATTGGACGGAACTTTTAGAAAATTAA
- a CDS encoding helix-turn-helix domain-containing protein — protein MKIDERIRYLRTKYNLTSKELSKALNVSESSISLYESGKRRPSVDLIVKMAYYFDVSTDFILGISDSYEKNKLEELDTDYSELLNKIISSLNGKNCMIFNGDRLDSKIVIIFKNNLNLVLENMNMIVSK, from the coding sequence ATGAAAATAGACGAACGAATCCGCTATCTTCGCACCAAGTATAATCTTACTTCAAAAGAGCTGAGCAAAGCTCTGAACGTATCAGAATCGTCAATTTCATTGTATGAAAGCGGCAAAAGGCGACCGAGTGTCGATCTGATAGTTAAAATGGCATATTACTTTGATGTTTCTACCGATTTTATCCTAGGCATTTCTGATTCTTATGAAAAAAATAAATTAGAGGAACTCGATACCGATTATTCTGAATTATTGAATAAAATCATTTCTTCTTTGAATGGCAAAAATTGCATGATTTTCAACGGCGATCGCCTTGATAGCAAAATTGTCATAATATTCAAAAATAATTTAAATCTCGTATTAGAAAATATGAATATGATAGTCAGCAAATGA
- the metA gene encoding homoserine O-succinyltransferase, with protein sequence MPVIIPSTLPAYNTMHEENIFVMSSERAKSQDIRPLEVALVNLMPTKIETETQFVRLLSNSPIQINVEFIHTCTHNTKNASESHMKSFYKSIDDIKDKKYDAMIITGAPVELMEFEEVDYWKELERILDFSSLNVTSTMFICWSAQAALHYYYGLNKRVLDKKVFGVFEHEKKHETCMLLNGFDDIFYVPHSRHTEVTAEDIKSVEELIILAESKDAGVHIAVTDDYSKIFVMGHSEYDPLTLKKEYDRDISLGKYINIPMNYYPENDPSRKPFVKWRSHANLLFKNWINIIYQETPYDIREVGKKRTDWYH encoded by the coding sequence ATGCCGGTAATAATACCCTCAACACTTCCAGCTTACAACACTATGCACGAAGAAAACATATTTGTAATGAGCAGCGAACGGGCAAAATCTCAGGATATAAGGCCTCTTGAAGTTGCCTTGGTAAATCTTATGCCTACAAAAATTGAAACAGAAACACAGTTTGTAAGGCTTTTATCAAATTCACCCATACAGATAAATGTTGAATTTATTCACACATGTACACATAATACGAAAAATGCATCAGAAAGCCACATGAAGAGTTTTTATAAAAGTATTGACGACATAAAAGATAAAAAATATGATGCTATGATTATAACAGGAGCACCAGTTGAGTTAATGGAGTTCGAAGAAGTGGATTATTGGAAAGAGCTTGAGAGAATACTGGACTTTTCTTCTTTGAACGTTACATCCACAATGTTTATTTGCTGGAGTGCGCAGGCTGCGCTTCATTATTATTACGGACTTAATAAAAGAGTTCTTGACAAAAAGGTCTTTGGAGTGTTTGAACATGAGAAGAAACATGAAACATGCATGCTCCTGAACGGATTTGATGACATATTTTATGTTCCACATTCGAGACATACAGAAGTGACAGCGGAAGATATAAAAAGCGTTGAAGAATTAATTATACTTGCAGAGTCGAAAGATGCCGGAGTACATATTGCAGTTACAGATGATTATAGTAAAATATTTGTAATGGGACATTCAGAGTATGATCCTTTAACACTTAAAAAGGAATATGACAGAGATATAAGTCTTGGAAAGTACATAAATATTCCAATGAACTATTATCCTGAAAATGATCCGTCCCGCAAGCCGTTTGTCAAATGGAGAAGTCATGCAAATTTGTTGTTTAAAAATTGGATAAATATAATATACCAAGAGACTCCATACGATATAAGGGAAGTCGGGAAAAAAAGAACTGATTGGTACCATTAG
- the glmM gene encoding phosphoglucosamine mutase: MGKLFGTDGVRGIANKDLSPELAYKLGRIGGFFLTQGKKRPKMVVGTDTRISGDMLVAALSSGLNSAGVDVLYLGILPTPAVARMIKVLEADGGVMVTASHNPVEYNGIKFFNEHGLKLTDEIENSIEEYILNNLDIEFLPVAGEVGRIIRVENPLRKYTDFLKQTIDTDLTGIKVAVDCGNGAVYKAAPELLRELGAQVYVIHNDPNGININVECGSTKPEEVQKLVLETGADVGLSFDGDADRLIAADENGSIVDGDHILAICGSNMKESGKLKSNTIIGTVMTNMGLDICLKEKDINIIKTKVGDRYVLEEMIKGGHSIGGEQSGHIIFLDHNTTGDGLLTAIQLLSVMKKKNMKLSELASVMEVMPQVLVNARVSEEKKKSYTDDDIIKSKIEEIERHFHGNGRVLIRPSGTEPLVRVMIEGERQEELDKYANELAVLIEERLN; encoded by the coding sequence ATGGGTAAATTATTTGGTACTGACGGAGTAAGGGGTATTGCAAATAAAGATTTGTCACCTGAACTGGCTTACAAACTTGGGCGAATAGGAGGCTTTTTTTTAACACAGGGTAAAAAGAGGCCAAAGATGGTTGTGGGAACAGATACAAGAATTTCAGGTGATATGCTCGTGGCAGCCTTGTCCTCAGGCTTAAATTCTGCCGGAGTGGATGTGTTATACCTGGGTATATTGCCGACACCAGCGGTAGCCCGCATGATAAAAGTTTTGGAAGCAGACGGTGGAGTTATGGTTACTGCTTCTCACAATCCTGTTGAATATAACGGAATAAAATTTTTTAACGAACATGGCTTAAAACTTACTGATGAAATAGAAAATTCCATTGAAGAATACATACTTAACAATTTAGACATAGAATTTTTGCCTGTTGCGGGAGAGGTAGGAAGAATAATTCGAGTTGAAAATCCCTTAAGAAAATATACGGATTTTTTAAAACAAACTATTGATACTGACCTTACAGGGATAAAAGTTGCTGTTGACTGTGGCAACGGGGCAGTTTACAAGGCTGCACCAGAGCTGTTGAGAGAACTTGGAGCGCAGGTATATGTAATTCACAATGACCCTAACGGAATCAATATAAATGTAGAATGTGGTTCTACTAAGCCGGAAGAGGTTCAAAAGCTTGTTTTAGAGACTGGAGCGGACGTGGGACTGTCTTTTGACGGAGACGCAGACAGACTGATAGCTGCGGATGAAAACGGAAGTATTGTGGACGGAGATCATATACTGGCAATTTGCGGTTCTAATATGAAAGAATCAGGAAAGCTTAAAAGCAATACCATAATCGGAACCGTAATGACGAACATGGGGCTGGATATATGTCTTAAGGAAAAAGATATAAATATTATAAAAACAAAAGTTGGGGACAGATATGTTCTGGAAGAGATGATTAAAGGAGGACACTCAATAGGAGGAGAGCAGTCTGGGCATATAATCTTTCTTGATCATAATACTACTGGAGACGGACTTCTCACTGCAATTCAGCTTTTGAGCGTAATGAAGAAAAAGAATATGAAACTCTCCGAACTTGCATCTGTAATGGAGGTAATGCCTCAGGTATTAGTAAACGCACGTGTATCAGAAGAAAAGAAAAAGTCATATACTGATGATGATATAATAAAAAGTAAAATAGAAGAAATTGAACGACATTTTCACGGCAATGGAAGGGTGCTCATAAGACCTTCTGGAACAGAGCCTCTTGTAAGAGTCATGATAGAAGGAGAGAGGCAGGAGGAGCTTGACAAATACGCAAATGAGCTTGCGGTGTTAATAGAAGAAAGACTTAATTAA
- a CDS encoding 2'-5' RNA ligase family protein, with product MKYFIGIPIPKDYKHKIEMLRAEFSFFSTEPHITIVPPPSLPDNDSFIKNTVEVCRKTEKFHIKLGSLEQFGRRVLYVSVDSPELISLYNDLFQSLGLKKEARDYTPHLTVIKERPKKKIDIDIARKRAEVKLPEFSEYILNSVTIYRQPRERFIYVPYMQIPIGR from the coding sequence ATGAAATATTTTATAGGTATACCTATTCCAAAAGATTACAAACATAAAATTGAAATGCTGCGAGCAGAATTTAGTTTTTTTTCTACGGAACCACATATAACTATTGTTCCGCCACCATCGCTTCCTGATAATGACTCTTTCATAAAAAACACAGTTGAAGTGTGCAGGAAAACAGAAAAATTTCATATTAAGCTGGGCTCCTTAGAACAGTTTGGACGCAGGGTGTTATATGTAAGCGTTGATTCACCGGAACTTATATCCTTATATAATGATCTCTTCCAGTCATTAGGGCTTAAAAAAGAAGCAAGAGACTACACGCCTCATCTCACTGTCATAAAAGAAAGGCCGAAAAAAAAGATTGATATTGATATTGCACGAAAGCGAGCAGAAGTTAAACTGCCTGAATTTTCCGAGTACATTTTAAATTCTGTTACAATATATCGCCAGCCAAGAGAGCGATTCATTTATGTACCTTACATGCAGATCCCTATAGGGAGATAA
- a CDS encoding TVP38/TMEM64 family protein — MDYEKFYILFDYVEKIGPLAGILLPIIEAFIPVLPLVGFVIINVAAFGFFFGYLYSWLGNCIGTFLLFLVIRKIGGNRLEVRIKNSRYRGTLDKIKKKDMTVLFFLYCFPFTPSFLISGAAALANMDTQRFLITMLPSKFVMVLSLSFIGENVSSFFENPVKSILYILLILVFNLISKKAFQKYEEHHRGN; from the coding sequence ATGGATTATGAAAAATTTTATATTTTGTTTGACTATGTTGAAAAAATCGGACCGCTGGCAGGTATATTGCTGCCTATAATAGAGGCATTTATTCCTGTATTGCCGCTGGTTGGATTTGTAATAATAAATGTTGCTGCCTTTGGATTTTTCTTCGGCTATCTTTACTCATGGCTGGGGAATTGCATCGGAACTTTTCTTTTATTTTTAGTAATCAGGAAAATAGGGGGAAACAGACTTGAGGTTAGGATAAAAAATAGCAGATACAGAGGAACTCTTGATAAGATAAAAAAGAAAGATATGACGGTTTTGTTCTTTTTGTATTGTTTTCCTTTTACACCTTCATTTTTGATAAGTGGTGCTGCTGCTCTCGCTAACATGGATACTCAGCGGTTTTTAATCACTATGCTTCCTTCAAAATTCGTGATGGTTTTATCCTTGTCCTTTATAGGTGAAAATGTCAGTTCATTTTTTGAAAACCCGGTAAAATCTATACTGTACATATTATTAATTCTTGTATTTAATTTAATTAGTAAAAAAGCGTTTCAGAAATACGAAGAGCACCACAGAGGTAATTAA
- a CDS encoding TetR/AcrR family transcriptional regulator yields the protein MTKKINIVKQYKRGEKNMPKPFTEQEREYIKTRLKEEAKECLNRYGIKKTTVDELVKRVNIPKGTFYLFYDSKELLLFDVINDVHDDIQNCVIHGLQALSGNIDSEVLAEFLFSFYKKVENTFLLKILTNGELELLMRKLPLDIVEEHLAHDDLIIENILGIIPHRNNVDIKYFSGALRGIFMSMLHKREIGEDVFDPSLKLMIRGIAIQLTEEQND from the coding sequence ATGACTAAAAAAATAAATATAGTCAAACAGTACAAACGAGGAGAGAAAAATATGCCAAAGCCTTTTACTGAACAAGAAAGAGAGTATATTAAAACTAGGCTGAAAGAAGAAGCGAAAGAGTGCTTAAATCGATATGGTATTAAAAAAACAACAGTTGATGAGCTGGTTAAAAGAGTAAATATACCTAAAGGAACATTTTATTTGTTTTATGATTCAAAGGAGTTGCTGCTGTTCGACGTGATTAATGATGTACATGATGATATACAAAACTGTGTAATACATGGATTACAAGCTTTAAGCGGCAATATTGACAGTGAAGTATTAGCTGAATTTTTATTCAGCTTTTATAAAAAAGTTGAAAATACATTTCTGTTAAAAATTCTTACAAACGGAGAATTAGAATTATTGATGAGAAAACTGCCTCTTGATATTGTGGAGGAACATCTTGCTCATGATGATTTAATAATTGAAAATATTTTGGGAATAATTCCACATAGAAATAATGTAGACATTAAATATTTTAGCGGAGCATTGCGCGGTATTTTTATGTCCATGCTGCATAAAAGGGAAATAGGCGAAGATGTATTTGATCCATCATTGAAGCTTATGATAAGAGGAATTGCTATTCAATTGACGGAGGAACAAAATGATTGA
- a CDS encoding ABC transporter ATP-binding protein has translation MIEVVDLSFSYNHKPFIEHMNFSVQKGEIFGFLGPSGAGKSTLQKILTGLIRSYNGNAIVNETECKSYKNDFYENIGVDFEFPSLYEKLTGKENLKFFGSLYSKELRDIDESLKMVGLQNDGGKKVSEYSKGMKSRLNFIKALLHNPDILFLDEPTNGLDPNNSRIMKNIILKEKEKGRTIILTTHNMVDATELCDRVAFIVNGSIKALDSPHNLIMSKGAAKIKYTFMDGKEETRECLLNKTSEDTMLYDLIKSNRIVSIHSSEPTLDDIFAEVTGSVLQ, from the coding sequence ATGATTGAAGTTGTTGATTTATCATTCAGCTATAACCATAAACCTTTTATAGAGCACATGAACTTCAGTGTTCAAAAGGGAGAGATATTCGGTTTTCTGGGGCCTTCCGGAGCAGGCAAAAGCACTTTGCAAAAGATACTGACGGGGCTAATCAGAAGTTATAATGGAAATGCAATTGTAAACGAAACAGAATGCAAAAGCTATAAAAATGATTTTTATGAAAATATCGGTGTTGATTTTGAATTCCCCTCACTTTATGAGAAGTTGACTGGAAAAGAAAATTTAAAATTTTTCGGGTCATTGTATTCCAAAGAACTCAGAGATATTGATGAATCATTAAAAATGGTTGGATTACAAAACGATGGAGGCAAAAAAGTTTCAGAATATTCAAAGGGCATGAAGTCAAGGCTGAACTTCATAAAAGCATTGCTTCACAATCCGGATATTTTATTTTTGGATGAGCCCACTAATGGGTTGGATCCAAATAACAGCAGAATTATGAAAAACATAATTCTCAAGGAAAAAGAAAAAGGCAGGACCATAATCCTAACAACACACAATATGGTTGATGCTACGGAATTATGCGACAGAGTGGCTTTTATAGTTAATGGAAGTATAAAAGCATTGGATTCACCGCATAATTTAATTATGTCCAAGGGTGCTGCAAAAATAAAATATACCTTCATGGATGGCAAAGAAGAAACTCGAGAATGCCTGCTTAACAAAACATCAGAAGATACGATGCTTTATGATCTGATAAAATCAAATAGAATTGTATCGATACACAGCAGCGAACCTACGTTGGATGATATATTTGCGGAAGTTACAGGGAGTGTGTTGCAATGA
- a CDS encoding ABC transporter permease, whose protein sequence is MRLINLIYGDIRFQYKYGFYFVYVVFTLMYISVLFFLPLEWREKTAAVLIFSDPSAMGLFFMGAIVLLEKSERVLSTIAVSPVKADDYIISKVVSLGVISVISGASIALSADVQNILIVLMGVFAGSVLFTLVGLIIAININSLNQFVTAVVPVEIIIFIPPLLYVFGYDNKLMLLHPGCMVISMISGSGNYILFIFPVLIMWFLVLYKVARFNVIKMFQSLGGIKL, encoded by the coding sequence ATGAGGCTCATAAATCTTATTTACGGTGATATTAGGTTTCAGTATAAGTATGGATTTTACTTTGTTTATGTTGTGTTTACCTTAATGTATATTTCAGTATTATTTTTTCTGCCTTTAGAATGGAGAGAAAAAACTGCAGCCGTTTTAATATTTTCTGATCCTTCTGCAATGGGACTATTTTTTATGGGGGCAATAGTTTTGTTGGAAAAAAGTGAGAGAGTGCTCAGCACTATAGCTGTTTCACCTGTAAAGGCAGATGATTATATAATTTCAAAGGTTGTATCGCTGGGTGTGATATCTGTAATTTCGGGTGCTTCGATAGCCTTATCGGCAGATGTTCAAAATATACTAATTGTATTAATGGGAGTATTTGCTGGTTCTGTGTTGTTTACTCTTGTCGGATTGATTATTGCAATTAATATAAACAGCTTGAATCAGTTTGTAACGGCAGTTGTTCCGGTTGAAATTATAATTTTTATTCCGCCGCTTCTATATGTGTTTGGATATGACAATAAACTTATGCTTTTGCATCCAGGTTGCATGGTAATAAGTATGATCAGTGGCAGCGGTAATTATATTTTGTTTATTTTCCCAGTATTGATCATGTGGTTTTTGGTTTTATATAAAGTGGCACGTTTTAATGTAATTAAAATGTTTCAGAGTCTTGGAGGTATAAAGCTATGA
- a CDS encoding ABC transporter permease: MNSGGNCGKLFISFKQYLIQITKDAMLFIVCLSPFLCGVLFKFGIPSVAMLKPYYLLFDLLLAVLTPMMISYVSAMVILGDVDEGITRHMAVTPLGKSGYLISKLGFPLAASFFITIIVMIIFSLTEPALGRVIGISILTSMLGLIMSMMVISIAANKVEGMAVMKLSGIIILGIPAAFLIAEKFQYLFFFLPSLWIAKFFMENSLLYFFLCIGVSTIWILLFIKRFIKKIY; the protein is encoded by the coding sequence ATGAACTCCGGTGGAAATTGTGGAAAATTGTTTATTTCATTTAAGCAGTATTTAATACAGATTACTAAGGATGCCATGCTTTTTATAGTTTGCCTATCTCCTTTTCTATGCGGAGTATTGTTTAAATTTGGCATACCGTCGGTGGCAATGCTTAAACCATATTATCTTTTATTTGATTTACTTTTGGCAGTACTGACTCCTATGATGATTTCATACGTTTCTGCCATGGTAATTCTTGGAGATGTTGATGAAGGAATAACAAGGCATATGGCAGTTACGCCTCTCGGAAAAAGCGGATATTTAATTTCAAAATTAGGATTTCCTCTGGCAGCCTCATTTTTTATAACAATTATTGTCATGATAATATTTTCTCTGACAGAACCTGCTCTTGGGCGTGTAATTGGAATATCAATATTAACATCAATGCTTGGGCTTATAATGTCAATGATGGTAATATCAATTGCTGCAAATAAGGTGGAGGGTATGGCAGTAATGAAGTTATCGGGAATTATAATATTAGGAATTCCGGCAGCATTTTTAATTGCAGAGAAGTTCCAGTATTTATTTTTCTTTTTACCCTCATTATGGATTGCCAAATTTTTTATGGAAAATTCATTGCTTTACTTTTTTTTATGCATTGGAGTGTCGACTATATGGATATTATTATTTATTAAAAGATTCATAAAAAAAATTTATTGA